In a single window of the Candidatus Neomarinimicrobiota bacterium genome:
- a CDS encoding alpha/beta hydrolase translates to GKTTNLPEIVELLSRLHADFAPVHAMVGHSFGGLATVAAIHKHRLAVERVALIAAPYAMDYVFDQFAEKISLTPKVRARLASWIVERFERTRQVHVYDYSPDRLVASLAMPFLVVHDKEDREVAFEQGVGFAQGLPDVKFIGTEGLGHRRILRDEGVVKALIEFIAQ, encoded by the coding sequence GGCAAGACGACTAACCTCCCCGAGATAGTAGAACTGCTCTCGCGCCTGCACGCGGATTTTGCCCCCGTGCATGCCATGGTTGGGCACTCTTTCGGAGGGCTCGCCACCGTGGCGGCAATCCACAAGCACAGACTGGCCGTAGAGAGAGTGGCGCTCATTGCAGCGCCTTACGCCATGGACTATGTCTTTGACCAGTTTGCCGAGAAAATCAGCCTGACCCCCAAAGTCAGGGCGCGGCTGGCCTCCTGGATCGTTGAGCGTTTCGAGCGCACCCGGCAGGTCCACGTTTACGACTACTCGCCCGACCGGCTGGTGGCCTCACTCGCCATGCCATTCCTGGTGGTTCACGACAAGGAGGACCGGGAAGTAGCGTTCGAGCAAGGCGTGGGATTTGCGCAGGGTCTGCCCGATGTCAAATTTATCGGCACGGAGGGTCTCGGCCACCGACGGATTCTCAGGGACGAGGGGGTGGTCAAGGCGCTCATCGAGTTTATCGCCCAATAG